ATTAGGAATATGAATTCACGCTGCAACTTTTTTCACTTGCTGTTTTGAGGACAAGAAGAAAGGTCTCAATCTCTGAACTATCAAATAGTGTCACGCCACCATTCAAGGTCCTCCAAGAAGGGCGTGAGAATAATCTTCTTCATTTGCAAAATGAACCAAAAAATAATCACAATCCATATCAATAACAttaatcttatctttatttgcccAATCTCTGTTCAGACACTGCTCCATGATtcctaaatgaattttttttccgAGGATTTTGACAATGAGAGCAGCATGCTAGAGCTTGCACCATTCATCAAATTCCTCTTTTGAAACTTTAATTTCCGGACAAAGATCAAAAGCTTTATCCTTATTCAATAAGTCCTCGTCTTCTCTGTACCATCGATCTTTCAGATTAGGTTCATCCTCCATGATGCTCTTGTTCAAAACATTATTTTCATCACCCATCGATCCGGGTGCAACCAGGAGAGATTCTTTATATGATATCTTAGGCTTCATCACCATTTTCTTAGCATTGTCAGTACAGATTTTCATTGCGTCTTCTGACTGGTTAAAATTGACATCTCGGTCCTTGACTTTTTTTTAGTGTTTCGTTGGACAAAATCAATCACTTATGTAGGATCCAGAAGAGCTGTCGTGGTGCTCCATTCGGAGGAGGATATAGGACCCGTTTGAGAAGTTTTAAAAGTAacttttttgagtttttgacttataaaaagcgATATTATCaatgtctggtgcaattttcaaaatcaaattacgGCTTTCTAAAAAACTATTTAGAAActtatagaaaagttaaaaaaaataacttctctcaTAAGACTATTATTTTTcaccacatttttataaaataagcatttttaaaactaaaaattcaaatacaaaataacttatttataagctacttttaatataatcatttattatttaagctattttttaaaaaagaacttaattaaattgtttacCAAACTGCTCATATAATCATGTAAAATAATTTTCCCTTTAGTTGGCGCATCTAATCCTCGACGTAATTCCACTTATCATTTCTTCTAATTAATTGCTTCTATATTAATGCAGCCACTGCTGGAGTGGACCATATTTATTAATTAGATGGCTAACTCTATGAGCTTTTAATGGtctataagtaatttttttatttttaatttataaaaaattataatattaatatttgatataatttttaaatttaatttataattttttttaaaaaagttattgaaatatttattaaaaaaatttataataaaatttgtttttataatttttttaaataaatatttttaaaattaaaaaaactaaatacaaaatatatgtctttatattttaatttttttaaaagtgtttaattaaattatttattcaaatcaacacaaaccaaaaaaaaaatggaagattAGACTTTGTGCTGTATTATCTAATGTCTATCATACGTCCATTCAGTTACCAATCAAGTGTGACATATATGTACTTGTGACGAATGATAAATTGATTGTGGTATAGATACTTTAATGATTTAATCTAATTAGAGatctttaaattaatataaaaaatttaggtAATTAATTTTTCGGTtaatatcaattaaattttttaaaactatttttatggataagtattgttttggtccctcacgttgagggtcagaatcaaattcgtccctgatgtatattttaatataaaatcatctttaaagtcgtatttgaatttaaaatcgtccttttaattttttttagacaaaATACCTTTACTACTATCAGTACAATTATCTCCttcaccaccactaccaccaacaccataccaacaccaccaccaccacaccaacaccaccaccaccactacaaccacaaccaccaccaccaccaccaccaccaccaaccaaccaaccaacaaacagcaacaacaccaaatagtaacagaaagcaagaaagcaggaaacaacaccaaacaaaaaacaaaaacaacaaagcAGAATCAAGAAAGCAGAGGTGAGGCAAAGGCGACGAGGCAGAGACGGCGAGGCGGCGAGGCAGAGGCAGCGAGGCAGAGGCAGAGGCGGCGATGGGACCACCACGCGATCTCCAACGACGATCTCCAACGGCGACGGGACCACCACGGCGACGGCGGCTCCAAGCTTCGCCaccgccgtccccctccccctctccccttccccccaccccaccACGCATcctttcccccttcccccttcgcCGTTGCTGTCCCCtttccccctttccccttcccccaccCCAAACCCGCGTTCCcttcattttcttcctcttcttctccggcTTCTTCCACTTCTCCTCCCTCTCTTCGCCGCCAGCGCCGTCCCTCCTTCCCCCCTCTCCATTTCATTTCCCTCCCCCTTCGTATACCCTTTTCTCCCCCCACCAAAtacgttttcttttatttttttttaaattttataaattttttattataggaatagtttaggaataaattaaaaaatttattagaaaggacgattttaaattcaaatacgaCTTTAAGGatcattttaaatcaaaatatacatcAGGGACGAATTCGATTTTGACCTTCGacgtgagggaccaaaacaatacttatcccttatttttattttaaatctaaATAGTTAACTAGAATAAgcgttaataaaaaatatttttataataaaaaattagaaaattattacTGACATAAAGTTTCCATTAATCGAGCCGACTTAATTAGTGGATAAGACTGGAATACTAATATTTTATATCTTGActacatataaaaaaaagtgtGACTCACCCTCCATgtcaagtttggtgtccattaCTACTATTTCCACTAGTATTATGAACAATAAATACTTAAATAGCACTAACAATAGTTAAATAGAACAATGATCACATTACGATATTTACTCCCATTTATATATATTGATCATGCTTTTCATTTATGGCATTATTTACGGAAATGTGGTGCATTGTTGGGATATTCCCACTAAATCCCCATACCCCATTAATATAAGAATGCATTTTCAATTTCATGGTTCATGAGAGTGAAAGATGATGAGAATAGGTGTTTATTTGGACACCATATTGGTTCCTTTGAGCCTCTTCATAACAATAGGGTACCATGCCTATCTCTGCCATAGCATCAAGAACAAACCTTCTCGTACAACTTTTGGACTCAATAAGCTGAGGAGGACTTCTTGGGGTCTCAACTTAAACCAggtattattattaatttgtgagtcaataattattattattggatgtaTGTGTAGAGTATATTTGGTTAGAGATATATATAGAAATGAATCCATACttaatttaatttggattttaattAGTAGATATAGAATGAACATCATTTTAGTTGATCACAAATTTTTCTCGCATTAATTTGGTTTTTCCTAATATAAAATAACCATCCATgattaaaactaaattaattggTCAAATAAACATTGAATTGAATGACTTAATTCATGTCTATTTCAAAACTAGTGGTTGATATTTTTTTAAGGACTAAATGTCCGAATAATATTTtggaaaagttttttttttagtaaaattttttggataaatttttttattcacgatAACCTCCAATCCAACAAGTTAAGGACTAATTTGTTGCGAATCTTAGTTCAATTTAGAATTTGTCACGAGCTAATGAATAGCTGCACATGAATAagatgaaatttgaatttttaacatTTGTTTAAGTGAACAAAAGAACTAATTACTTGatcattagttatttttagagaAATTACTTGTGTCTTTACATTTAATACCTTTAAATTTGAATATTAGAGATAAATAAATTTCTTGTTAGAAGAAATAAACATAGTTAGTTGAGTTGAattcctaataataataaaattttgattattaGATTGGGATAATAATTGTGATGTTATTAATTGGTACAGGGTGATGATAAGAAGAACATGCTAACAGTGCAAAGCATGAGAAACACTCTGATGGAAGCCATATTCATAGCTTCCATAACCATTCTAATAAACATGGCTTTGGCAGCTCTAAGCAACAATGCCTATAGTGCAAGGCACTCAGTCTTCACCAGCAAATTCTTTGGTTCAAAATCAGACAATATCATAACACTAAAATATGGCTCAGCATCACTATGCCTTGTTCTTAGCTTCTTATTCAGCTCAATGGCCATAGGGTTCTTAATTGATGCAAATTTTCTTATGAACACTCATGGAGAATTTTTGTCTTGGAATTACACACAAACAATTCTAGAAAGAGGGTTCACATTCGCTCTAATTGGGAGTAGATTTTTTTGTGTTAGTGTTCCTTTGATGCTGTGGATGCTTGGTCCTGTCACAGTGTTCTTAGCTTCATTGGGATtggtttgtttgttgcatgagttTGATTTTGTTAGTAAAGTCTCCAACTTAGCCATAAACAATGTATCAATATAATAATGTAACATAAGATACAAAGTATGAAGTAATTAATGGTGTGCAAGTGTGCATATAATTAGAGTTATATTTCAAGATTATTCGATGACAATtaagattaaaaataattatatttagcgctctaatttttttttaaaaattattttcattagaaacattttttttcTACGATTGGAGTATTCATCAGGTATATATGTAGACATCTTATTTTTTAGACATTTTTTACTTGCATAACTTAATAATTGACGTGTTCAAAATGGAAAAATGAGTAGCATGCGAGGATTGACCTTAAACTAGCTAGTATAACAAACGCAATCTTATAGGTACCatcccccacctcctcacgagaaaTTTGGAAGGCTTCATCCCTATAGGTGAAGACGTCGAACCTTTCACTAGAAGGCTTTTGAACCTCACGTTTAGGCCCAATCCATCTATTTCAGATAACCCTTGAAACATTAATGCCGTTGCCAGAGATCTGGAAATCAAGACCATGCGATGGCAGACGACATCCCAAAAGATAGACACACAGCTTTCGATTCAGAAGCCCGAGAGGAAGAACAACACAATGACGAACAAGCGTTAGCCATACCTCACCAAGCCGATAGGGGGTGAGGTACGACCAAATCTACCCACACATCAAACCCAAAAGGACACAGGAACAACTCGAAAATACACTGATCTGAAACATCCGAGTCAAGAGATTCCACAGAGATCACGGGACTTGTCCACGGGCATTGAGGTTGGCTGGAACAACTCAAGCAGGAGCTAGAGCGATAGTAAAAATATGAAAGAGTCTTGAGAAGGAAAGTTCGACGACAAAGGGAACTAGAAGTAAAGCTCTTGAAACTAGAGTCCAACTTTAAGGGTAGGAGAACTCGAATTGACCGAGAAGAAACATCTCTGACAAGCGAAGATCCATTCATAGAAGAAATCATACGAGCTAAAGTTCCTAAAAACTTTAAGAGCCGGACATGGATCTTTATGATAGAACCACCGATCCAAGGCATCATTTGAGAAATTTTAAAAACCGCATCTACTTGGCAGACGCATCAGATGCAACCcattgcaaagccttcccgactacgtTAACTAAGCGGCCATGAAATGGTTTGATAGTTTATCACCTAGATCGGTCAGGTGCTTCGACGATTTGGCAAGAAGATTCCTTACCCAATTTTTTATCCAAAAGGATAAGGTCAAGCATGCACCAAGTCTCTTAGGAGTGAAACAAGAAGTCAGAAAATCTCTACAGGTTTATATGAAaaaattcaacaaagcatgtttggagatttaGAACCTACCTACCGAAGTAGTCATCATGGGATTAGTCAACGGCCTTAGTGAAGGACCGTTTTTCCAATCCATATCAAGGAGGCACCCGACCTCTTTATACAAGGTACAAGAGCGAGCCGAAAAGTGCATTCTGCTGAGTTGAGAGACCCTTCTCTGAGATAACACAATCAATATCCAACTCGAGACAAAGAgaagaaatcaaataaaaaagaaggatACAACTTATACAAAACTCGAAGATATCACAACTACACCTCGTTACGAGTGTCCCTTGATGATGTCTATGGGGATATTTGCCACACAGAGAAGATTACACCCCCAGgctgaacaaaaataaaaaaggaggaAGTCGGttcgaatactgtgaataccacaaaaTCTACAGAGATTCCACCAATGATTGCTATAACTTAAAAATGTGATTGATAAAATGGCTAGGGAAGATCAATTAGGTAGGTATCTAGCAAACAGAACGGAGGATCATGGTAAATTcatgacggattagtccttaacttgttgaatatcgtgggaagcaaaaaaaatctatacctaaattttattatatttttgtccccattactaaatttttctgggtccgtcactgttCACAGCTTATGTCATTATCGCTGCTCATTCCGTTACCGTCGTTGTTGAGTCCGTCGCCACCATTCTCATGCCGAGTTTCTTTTCTCTAGGTAaattttcctctctctctctcattgtgagtctgttaagttcttctattcaaacattgatatttaaattataaaaaaattgattgtcatattttataaaatatcatactgGCGATAATTGTAAATATGACGctacttaaaattaaataaagtaacatagataaaacaaataaaaaaataaaaaattacttaatcttgtataaaatttacctataaaattctgtaccaaaaaatgaatttaattttagtatattaataatataaaatattttatataatcattcaattcaattagatttaTCTCTTTAGgtcattattgaaaataaatttaagtgcatatatataatttttatataatagaatagataaataaatttgtctcaaaataaaatataaatagttcttttgtattttatgttaaaaaaatattttgttaaacttaaaacataataataattatatttctaaatttaatttagtattaaaaataaataaatacactaaaaaattagtgataattaattatattatattagttaattaattaataattaaattaaaacttagttttctaattaaatacaacttaaattattagtgtttttttaaaattgtttaagataaaaaatatattatctatgtattaatatactataattattttggttaaaaaatttatttatgctataaaaattataataagtagatttgacaattaagtaaaataattatttaaaaatatataaaaaataatatttaatcatgttaaaaataaaaaaagcccttataaatatttttttgttattttaaatattatactatgtgtatgaaattatattttattattttaaatattataataatgattgtgtatatttctagttcttatcaatatgtattagatagttctaattttaaattttgaatatatctaaACTAATTTAGACTGATCAAGTGATCAACTTAGTCGTCCGCTTAAATAAATATTGAGGGTCCAAATTCTGTCTTGTATGTATAGCAACTCGTTGCCGGCCAATTGTAGATTCTTAAATAGAATTCAAATTTATGACAGATTAGTCCTTAACTTGTTGAATATCGTGGgaagcaaaaaaaaatatctatacctatattttattatatttttgtccccTTTACTAAATTTTTCTGGGTTCGTTACTGTTCACAGCTTATGTCATCATCGCTGCTCATTCCGTTACCGTCGTTGTTGAGCCCGTCGCCACCATTCTCATGCCGATTTTCTTTTCTCTAGGTaaatttccctctctctctcattgtgagtctgttaagtttttcttttcaaacattgatatttaaattataaaaaaattgattttcatattttataaaatatcatactgGCAGTAATTGTAAATATGATGctacttaaaattaaataaagtaacatagataaaacaaataaaaaattacttaatcttgtataaaatttacctataaaattctataccaaaaaatgaatttaattttagtatattaataatataaaatattttatataatcattcaattcaattagatttatctatttaggtcattattgaaaataaatttaagatactAACATACAATTACTTTAAATTAAGCAACAATTATCAATATTATATAAAGGACACACTATTCTACTAAGAATGATTGCCATAAAGAATAATTTTCCAATTTTCTATACTAATATtagaaaatttatataatactatataataatattatcattattaatactatatgatatcaacacaaaaaaaattaccgtgctaatataatattattaatattatataaatcatctttgtatttatttttctatgcgtatataatatttaattaacacattaagacatatataatattttgttaatacatatataatgtaaagtgatttataaattattattaattcatatataatgtataattaaatttaatgaattcaattagaataaacagtaaattatttattttattcagactttataaatgaataaattaattaactaatataacaaattataattaatgtagtaaaattaattaagtaatatatattataataaattatattaatatttaaatatctaatcaaatcaattagctgatataattaagttatggtaataaattgtattgaatgagttaaaataattaaatcgggaaacactctccagagcatgccacgtcagctctatcattaagtgcagacatccgatttttatataatagaatagatcactgttagaatataattaggatcaattagtatcaattagtattatttagcatatctgaatatttattataggagattacgtctttattactacgattctcttagtacatataaatacctttttatattgtataattCCAGACAACTTGAACAGACAACTTGAACATACTCAATAACAAATTCTTTATccagtttaatttcttgtttctaata
The sequence above is drawn from the Arachis hypogaea cultivar Tifrunner chromosome 4, arahy.Tifrunner.gnm2.J5K5, whole genome shotgun sequence genome and encodes:
- the LOC112797207 gene encoding uncharacterized protein — translated: MMRIGVYLDTILVPLSLFITIGYHAYLCHSIKNKPSRTTFGLNKLRRTSWGLNLNQGDDKKNMLTVQSMRNTLMEAIFIASITILINMALAALSNNAYSARHSVFTSKFFGSKSDNIITLKYGSASLCLVLSFLFSSMAIGFLIDANFLMNTHGEFLSWNYTQTILERGFTFALIGSRFFCVSVPLMLWMLGPVTVFLASLGLVCLLHEFDFVSKVSNLAINNVSI